Part of the Desulfomonilaceae bacterium genome, TTGCCGGTTTTTTCGATGGTATTGATGGAAAAGTAGCCAGACTTACCAAGACGAGCACAAAATTCGGAGTAGAACTGGATTCGCTCGCCGATGTAATTTCGTTCGGAGTGGCTCCTGCGATTTTGTTTTATACTTGGACTTTAGAGCCTTACGGTAGGCTGGGTTGGGTAGTAGCCTTTGTGTACGTGGCGTGTGGAGCGCTCAGGCTTGCAAGGTTTAACGTTCAGACCTCAATAATTGACCCTAAACGTTTTAATGGTCTCCCTATCCCTGCTGCGGCAGGAATGTTGGCGACTGCCGTTATTTTCTTTGAACACCTCGAAATCCAACAAGACCACTATGCGATATTGCTCTTGCTCCTGACAGTGTCACTCTCTTTCTTGATGGTCAGTTCAGTCAAATTCCACGCTTTTAAAGACCTAACAATTGTCAAAGAGAAGCCATTCAGCTCCACTGTAGGATTTGTCCTGTTGATGTCCCTGATTGCTGTGGCCCCTTTTGTGGTGCCATTTTTGCTTTGCGCCGCGTA contains:
- the pssA gene encoding CDP-diacylglycerol--serine O-phosphatidyltransferase, giving the protein MITPEFRKNRSILRRKRSYESPEDALNAWQRKNNRINKMKRGIFILPSLLTLTSVFFSFYGLILAIKGQFLWSGVLILVAGFFDGIDGKVARLTKTSTKFGVELDSLADVISFGVAPAILFYTWTLEPYGRLGWVVAFVYVACGALRLARFNVQTSIIDPKRFNGLPIPAAAGMLATAVIFFEHLEIQQDHYAILLLLLTVSLSFLMVSSVKFHAFKDLTIVKEKPFSSTVGFVLLMSLIAVAPFVVPFLLCAAYVLSGPITTAVFYIKRRKNVKSAPVSSNVTNLAGGPVDVEKP